In one window of Nocardia brasiliensis DNA:
- a CDS encoding AbrB family transcriptional regulator, translating to MSRRQWCTWLALTAVTVGAAWFLDKVGFPAPQMILAMLVGAVLALVGRLPAPLPADVSLGTQAMLGVLMGSYLQVKLLTRIGWAIVPVTAVAAGSLIASCAAAYVFSRVTKIDLATSTLGMIAGGSAAVVAAADEAGADARIVAFMQYLRVGIVVLTAPLVATLIRDGDRAADGPLLDAHAAADAALPGWVAVGRGDQVAGLSIAIVLAIAGIWLGRRLRLPNAPLIGPMLITAVLTTTGLTHGFAPTNLFRDVLFVLIGFEVGARFTKPVVRQMFRLIPAMVAAIVALCASVGGVAAAVAVLAGLEYSDVYLATTPGGINAVLGIAESLNGNLTLIAGAQSLRLFVMVLALPVVLRVLREREPRAEADPECPATAASVPDATAGNQR from the coding sequence ATGAGTCGTCGACAGTGGTGCACCTGGCTGGCCCTCACCGCGGTAACCGTCGGCGCCGCATGGTTTTTGGACAAGGTGGGCTTTCCGGCGCCGCAGATGATCTTGGCGATGCTGGTCGGCGCGGTACTGGCGCTGGTCGGCAGATTGCCCGCGCCGTTGCCCGCCGATGTGTCGCTCGGCACACAGGCGATGCTCGGCGTGCTGATGGGCAGCTACCTCCAGGTGAAGCTGCTCACCCGGATCGGCTGGGCGATCGTGCCGGTCACGGCGGTCGCCGCGGGCAGCCTGATCGCCAGTTGCGCGGCGGCCTACGTGTTCTCGCGGGTGACCAAGATCGATCTCGCCACCTCGACACTGGGCATGATCGCCGGCGGTTCGGCGGCGGTGGTGGCGGCCGCGGACGAGGCGGGCGCCGACGCGAGGATCGTCGCGTTCATGCAGTACCTGCGGGTCGGCATCGTCGTGCTCACCGCGCCGCTGGTCGCCACGCTGATCCGGGACGGGGATCGCGCCGCCGACGGTCCGCTCCTAGACGCGCACGCCGCGGCCGACGCCGCACTGCCGGGCTGGGTGGCCGTGGGGCGCGGTGACCAGGTGGCCGGGCTATCGATCGCGATCGTGCTCGCCATCGCGGGGATCTGGCTCGGCCGCCGACTGCGCCTGCCCAACGCGCCGCTGATCGGGCCGATGCTGATCACGGCGGTGCTCACCACCACCGGATTGACCCATGGTTTCGCGCCGACCAACCTGTTCCGGGACGTGCTGTTCGTGCTGATCGGCTTCGAGGTCGGCGCGCGCTTCACCAAACCGGTGGTGCGCCAGATGTTCCGGCTGATCCCGGCGATGGTGGCCGCCATCGTCGCGCTGTGCGCGTCGGTCGGCGGGGTCGCCGCGGCGGTCGCGGTCCTGGCCGGACTCGAGTACTCCGACGTCTATCTCGCCACCACACCGGGCGGCATCAACGCGGTGCTCGGCATCGCGGAATCGTTGAACGGCAACCTCACCCTGATCGCGGGCGCGCAAAGCCTGCGCCTGTTCGTCATGGTGCTGGCGCTGCCGGTGGTGCTGCGAGTGCTGCGCGAGCGGGAGCCGCGCGCCGAGGCGGACCCCGAATGTCCGGCCACCGCCGCGTCGGTCCCGGACGCGACGGCAGGTAACCAGCGCTGA
- a CDS encoding ABC transporter substrate-binding protein: MDTIQLSRRRLLATTCAVGLGALAAACTGRSPADDPSAGSGSWSFTDDRGSTVHTDGIPSRIVAFGGSAGLLADYGLQDRLVGVFGEALTPAGAASPLAGDLDVTRVSVLGNNWGEFNLEKYASLEPDLLITDEYVPDRLWYVPDSSKDKILAINPNVVAVRIARKTVPQLITRYGELAVALGADLRAPGPARAEQRFDAAVRSVREAVARRPGLRVMAASAAPGIFYVSDPRMSADLSYFAELGVELVVPDTVAADGFFEELSWEHTDKYHADLILLDRRAAAMSLEALDANPVWRGLPAVRAGQVADWQPVFRFSHAGAAPLLEDLAAALGRADKVS, from the coding sequence ATGGACACAATCCAGCTATCCCGCCGTCGTCTGCTCGCCACCACCTGCGCAGTCGGCCTCGGCGCCCTCGCGGCCGCGTGCACCGGCCGGTCGCCCGCGGACGATCCGTCCGCGGGGTCCGGTAGCTGGAGCTTCACCGATGATCGCGGCAGCACGGTGCACACCGACGGGATCCCGAGCCGGATCGTCGCCTTCGGGGGCTCGGCCGGCCTGCTCGCCGACTACGGTCTCCAGGATCGCCTCGTCGGTGTGTTCGGCGAAGCGCTCACCCCCGCCGGCGCGGCCTCCCCGCTCGCGGGCGACCTGGACGTCACGCGGGTGAGCGTGCTCGGCAACAACTGGGGCGAGTTCAATCTGGAGAAGTACGCGAGCCTCGAACCCGACCTGCTCATCACCGACGAATACGTGCCGGATCGGCTCTGGTACGTCCCGGATTCGAGCAAGGACAAGATCCTGGCCATCAACCCCAACGTCGTCGCGGTGCGGATCGCTCGGAAAACGGTGCCGCAGCTGATCACCCGCTACGGGGAGCTGGCCGTCGCGCTCGGCGCGGACCTGCGCGCGCCCGGTCCGGCGCGGGCCGAGCAGCGCTTCGACGCCGCCGTGCGGTCGGTGCGCGAGGCGGTGGCCCGGCGTCCGGGCCTGCGCGTGATGGCGGCCTCGGCCGCACCGGGCATCTTCTACGTGTCCGACCCGAGGATGTCCGCCGATCTGAGCTACTTCGCCGAACTCGGCGTCGAGTTGGTGGTGCCCGACACCGTCGCGGCCGACGGCTTCTTCGAGGAACTCAGCTGGGAGCACACCGACAAATATCACGCCGATCTGATCCTGCTCGACCGTCGCGCCGCCGCGATGTCGCTGGAGGCGCTCGACGCCAATCCGGTGTGGCGCGGCCTGCCCGCGGTGCGCGCGGGGCAGGTCGCCGACTGGCAGCCGGTGTTCCGGTTCTCGCATGCGGGGGCCGCGCCGCTGCTGGAGGATCTGGCCGCCGCGCTCGGTCGCGCCGACAAGGTCAGCTGA
- a CDS encoding cellulase family glycosylhydrolase, with amino-acid sequence MLIATPAQAAPPQPAQALSRIQAEGAYLVDAHGRKMLLHGVNNVDKDAPYVEPGDGFTVTDEDAALLAGHGFNTVRLGVNFAGLMPTRGVVDTAYLDRVAKVVDTLAAHGIYTLLDNHQDGLSKIWGGNGFPEWSLRARPGKLEPNPGFPLYYLMPSMNRGWDEVWDNSNGVLDHLGTALAALAEKVKGRTGVLGLELLNEPWPGSAFLSCFPDGCPRFDAKYQAAMQKLTDAVRAADAKLPIFWEPNVTWNETMPSHLGKNPPITSPDIVFAPHDYCIPSQLAIYLGLPEELRGVCPVQQDKTWGNIDSFARRTGIPTLVTEFGDGDATVLRNTLTRADERFIGWHYWHYTSRFGPGGPKPDPFLGAIGQDLVRTYPRATAGTPGRPIFDPATGDFAYRYTPQPASAPTEIYVSDLHYPNGYEIRVEGGKVTAAAGARIVTVEATGSAPVTIQIHRPGSKGTTVPTEPISGGR; translated from the coding sequence ATGCTGATCGCCACTCCCGCCCAGGCCGCACCACCCCAGCCCGCGCAGGCGCTGAGTCGGATCCAGGCCGAGGGCGCCTATCTCGTGGACGCCCATGGCCGGAAGATGTTGCTGCACGGCGTCAACAACGTCGACAAGGACGCGCCCTACGTCGAGCCCGGCGACGGCTTCACGGTCACCGACGAGGATGCCGCGCTGCTCGCCGGGCACGGGTTCAACACGGTGCGCCTCGGCGTGAACTTCGCCGGGCTCATGCCCACCCGGGGCGTCGTCGACACCGCCTACCTGGACCGGGTCGCGAAGGTCGTCGATACCCTTGCGGCACACGGCATCTACACCTTGCTCGACAACCATCAGGACGGCCTGTCGAAGATCTGGGGCGGCAACGGTTTCCCGGAATGGTCACTGCGCGCCCGGCCGGGCAAGCTGGAACCGAACCCGGGCTTCCCGCTGTACTACCTGATGCCGAGCATGAACCGCGGCTGGGACGAGGTGTGGGACAACAGCAATGGCGTGCTCGACCACCTCGGCACGGCGCTGGCCGCGTTGGCCGAGAAGGTCAAAGGCCGCACCGGCGTGCTCGGCCTCGAATTGCTGAACGAGCCGTGGCCCGGATCGGCGTTCCTCAGCTGCTTTCCCGACGGCTGCCCGCGCTTCGACGCCAAATACCAGGCGGCGATGCAGAAGCTGACCGATGCGGTGCGCGCCGCCGACGCGAAGCTGCCGATCTTCTGGGAGCCCAACGTGACCTGGAACGAGACGATGCCCTCGCATCTGGGGAAGAATCCGCCGATCACCTCCCCCGATATCGTGTTCGCCCCGCACGACTACTGCATTCCGAGCCAGCTGGCGATCTACCTCGGACTGCCCGAGGAACTGCGCGGGGTGTGCCCGGTACAGCAGGACAAGACCTGGGGCAATATCGACTCCTTCGCCCGGCGCACCGGAATCCCCACGCTGGTCACCGAATTCGGCGACGGGGACGCCACCGTGCTGCGCAACACGCTGACCCGTGCCGACGAACGCTTCATCGGCTGGCACTACTGGCACTACACGTCGCGCTTCGGGCCGGGCGGCCCCAAGCCGGACCCGTTCCTCGGCGCCATCGGACAAGACCTGGTGCGCACCTATCCCCGCGCGACGGCGGGCACTCCGGGGCGGCCGATATTCGACCCGGCCACAGGAGATTTCGCATACCGATACACACCGCAGCCCGCCTCGGCGCCCACCGAGATCTACGTGTCCGACCTGCACTACCCGAACGGCTACGAGATTCGCGTCGAGGGCGGCAAGGTGACCGCCGCGGCCGGTGCCCGGATCGTCACGGTCGAGGCGACCGGCTCGGCACCGGTGACGATCCAGATCCATCGGCCCGGATCGAAGGGGACGACAGTGCCCACCGAGCCGATCAGCGGCGGTCGCTGA
- a CDS encoding Fe2+-enterobactin ABC transporter substrate-binding protein, which translates to MTLSRMTARLRAAVALLILALVAVAGCSSSGSDAPDNGATRQVRTERGAVTVPAEPQRIAVVNGALAGYLFDLGANVKAADPRVLGVTLRPGEFPAAWDADAKKQGTALLPSGDDINLEFIAAQQPDLIIGGGQGYPGQQSLQAYDQLSAIAPTVLVPTTLDNWQDQLRVVAETIGRTDKVDALITAYRDKVAKVRSAIKPPQGAVSVFQSRKDLKPSVIAPGTPLATLLTDVGFTIDTQVEAKAGNPTRAAAADWVAFSQELLTTVVDAPALFVVQLDGGRTVEQLKQDPLLAKLPSFQSGQLYELPPTSQRPDYRNAMHTLDLLEARFK; encoded by the coding sequence ATGACGTTGTCCCGCATGACGGCCCGGCTGCGCGCCGCCGTCGCCCTACTGATCCTCGCGCTCGTCGCGGTGGCCGGTTGCAGCAGTTCCGGCTCGGACGCACCGGACAACGGCGCCACCCGGCAGGTGCGGACCGAGCGCGGCGCGGTGACGGTGCCCGCCGAACCACAGCGCATCGCCGTCGTCAACGGCGCGCTCGCCGGCTATCTGTTCGACCTCGGCGCCAACGTCAAGGCCGCCGATCCGCGGGTGCTCGGCGTTACGCTGCGACCGGGCGAGTTCCCGGCCGCCTGGGACGCGGACGCCAAAAAGCAAGGGACCGCGCTACTTCCGTCCGGCGACGACATCAACCTCGAGTTCATCGCCGCCCAGCAGCCGGATCTGATCATCGGCGGCGGCCAGGGCTACCCGGGTCAGCAGTCGCTGCAGGCCTACGACCAGTTGTCGGCCATCGCGCCGACCGTGCTGGTGCCGACCACGCTCGACAATTGGCAGGATCAGCTGAGAGTGGTGGCCGAGACCATCGGTCGCACCGACAAGGTGGACGCGCTGATCACCGCGTACCGGGACAAGGTCGCGAAGGTCAGGTCCGCGATCAAGCCGCCGCAGGGCGCGGTCTCGGTCTTCCAGTCGCGCAAGGACCTTAAGCCGTCGGTGATCGCCCCCGGCACGCCGCTGGCCACGCTGCTCACCGATGTCGGCTTCACCATCGACACCCAGGTGGAGGCCAAGGCGGGCAACCCGACTCGCGCCGCGGCCGCGGACTGGGTCGCGTTCAGCCAGGAACTGCTGACCACGGTGGTCGACGCGCCCGCGCTGTTCGTCGTGCAACTCGACGGCGGCCGCACGGTCGAACAGCTGAAGCAGGATCCGTTGCTGGCCAAGCTGCCGTCGTTCCAGTCGGGCCAGCTCTACGAGTTGCCGCCGACCAGCCAGCGCCCGGACTACCGCAACGCCATGCACACCCTCGACCTGCTCGAGGCCCGCTTCAAATGA
- a CDS encoding ABC transporter ATP-binding protein → MSENNDAPVAPGAGDPKPAALRADRVRLGYRGRTISEQLSVEVPDGEFTVVIGPNACGKSTLLRALARLLAPESGAVLLDGKSIATYPAKEVARRIGLLPQSSIAPDGIRVADLVARGRYPHQSLLRQWSQADAAAVAAAMAATGVTQLSARPVDELSGGQRQRVWIAMVLAQDTPVILLDEPTTYLDIAHQIHLLDLCRALHRDSGRTVVAVLHDLNHAFRYAGHLIAMKDGKVVAAGPPGQIVTAELVREVFDLGCRIIDDPETGAPLVIPLAENAARVG, encoded by the coding sequence ATGAGCGAAAACAACGACGCCCCGGTGGCACCCGGCGCCGGCGACCCGAAACCGGCGGCGCTGCGGGCCGATCGGGTCCGGCTGGGCTACCGCGGCCGCACCATCAGCGAGCAGCTGTCGGTCGAGGTGCCCGACGGTGAGTTCACCGTCGTCATCGGCCCGAACGCGTGCGGAAAGTCGACCCTGCTGCGCGCGCTGGCGCGCCTGCTCGCCCCCGAATCCGGTGCGGTGCTGTTGGACGGCAAGTCCATCGCCACCTATCCGGCCAAGGAGGTGGCCCGCCGGATCGGCCTGCTGCCGCAGTCCTCGATCGCCCCGGACGGCATCCGGGTCGCCGATCTGGTCGCCCGCGGCCGGTATCCGCATCAGTCGCTGCTGCGGCAGTGGTCGCAGGCCGACGCGGCGGCGGTGGCCGCGGCGATGGCCGCGACCGGTGTCACGCAGCTGTCGGCGCGCCCGGTCGACGAGCTGTCCGGCGGCCAGCGCCAGCGCGTGTGGATCGCCATGGTGCTCGCCCAGGACACCCCGGTGATCCTGCTCGACGAACCGACCACCTACCTCGACATCGCCCACCAGATCCACCTGCTCGATCTGTGCCGCGCGCTCCATCGTGATTCCGGCCGCACCGTGGTCGCCGTCCTGCACGACCTCAACCACGCCTTCCGTTACGCGGGTCATCTCATCGCGATGAAGGACGGCAAGGTGGTCGCCGCGGGCCCGCCCGGGCAGATCGTGACCGCCGAATTGGTGCGCGAGGTCTTCGATCTCGGGTGCCGGATCATCGACGACCCGGAAACCGGTGCACCCCTGGTTATTCCGCTGGCGGAGAACGCCGCGCGCGTCGGCTGA
- a CDS encoding FecCD family ABC transporter permease: protein MSAGIDFGRAILVLRAPHGGFGARVGVRTTVVCAVLLIAALAVAVVALGTGDYVIPPDRVLRALAIGDNRFDRLVVWQWRFPRVVLALALGAALGLSGAILQSVTRNPLGSPDIVGFNTGAYTGALLVLLAAGGGHFQTALGALIGGLAAAMVIQLLAFRNNVTGFRLIIIGIGVSAMLASVNTWLILRADLNSAMSAAAWGAGSLNGLSWPQVGPALILLGVLALLVIPAAPRLHVLELGDDVASSFGVRVGRARLLLIVLSVALTAVATAVAGPIAFVALAAPQLGRRVARSPSTALAPAAAMGALLLITGDWVAQRAFAPTQLPVGVVTVSIGGVYLAYLLVTEARRT from the coding sequence GTGAGCGCCGGTATCGATTTCGGCCGTGCGATTCTGGTGCTGCGTGCGCCGCACGGTGGGTTCGGCGCTCGCGTCGGCGTGCGTACCACGGTGGTGTGTGCGGTACTGCTGATCGCGGCGCTCGCGGTGGCCGTAGTCGCCCTCGGCACCGGCGATTACGTAATTCCGCCGGACCGGGTGCTGCGGGCGCTGGCGATCGGGGACAACCGCTTCGATCGGCTCGTGGTGTGGCAGTGGCGTTTTCCGCGCGTGGTGCTCGCGCTCGCCCTCGGCGCGGCGCTCGGCCTCAGCGGCGCGATCCTGCAGTCGGTGACCCGAAACCCGCTGGGCAGCCCCGATATCGTCGGCTTCAACACCGGCGCCTACACCGGCGCGCTGCTCGTGCTGCTCGCCGCGGGCGGGGGTCACTTCCAGACCGCGCTCGGCGCGCTGATCGGTGGGCTCGCCGCCGCGATGGTGATTCAGCTGCTCGCATTCCGCAACAACGTCACCGGATTCCGGTTGATCATCATCGGCATCGGCGTCAGCGCGATGCTGGCCTCGGTGAACACCTGGCTCATCCTGCGGGCCGATCTGAACTCGGCGATGTCGGCGGCGGCCTGGGGCGCGGGTTCGCTCAACGGATTGTCCTGGCCGCAGGTGGGACCCGCGCTCATCCTGCTCGGCGTGCTCGCGCTGCTGGTGATCCCGGCCGCGCCGCGCCTGCACGTCCTGGAACTCGGTGACGACGTGGCGAGCTCGTTCGGCGTGCGGGTGGGCCGGGCCCGGTTGCTGCTGATCGTGTTGAGCGTCGCGCTGACCGCGGTCGCCACCGCCGTCGCCGGGCCGATCGCGTTCGTCGCCCTCGCCGCACCGCAATTGGGCCGCAGAGTGGCGCGCAGTCCGTCGACCGCGCTCGCGCCCGCCGCGGCGATGGGCGCGCTGCTGTTGATCACCGGCGATTGGGTAGCCCAGCGCGCGTTCGCGCCGACGCAATTGCCGGTCGGCGTGGTCACCGTATCGATCGGCGGCGTGTACCTGGCCTATCTGTTGGTGACCGAGGCGCGGCGGACCTAG
- a CDS encoding FecCD family ABC transporter permease, whose protein sequence is MDLPTNQPLRWSGWLLAAAVLAAACLLSLIVGAKAIPLGEVWAALWSGDSTPDHLIVTEYRLPRTLLGLLAGLALGVAGCLMQGLTRNPLADPGLLGINAGAAFAITLAVAFLGVTQLTVYVWFGFAGAALVSLVVYRLGTAGRQGSDPIRLTLAGVAVTAVLSGLTKGLILLNPKAFEEWRQWDSGALTGRGYDIIAGAAPFIVAGLFAAVFAARSLNALALGDDLARSLGVHVGRSRLLTAVALALLCGTATAAVGPITFVGLAVPHVARWIVGPDQRWIIAYSMLLAPILVLGSDVLGRIIIRPDEVPAGLVTAFLGAPVLIWLARRDRVSAA, encoded by the coding sequence ATGGACCTGCCGACTAACCAGCCCCTGCGCTGGTCAGGGTGGTTGTTGGCGGCGGCGGTGCTGGCTGCCGCATGCCTGCTGAGCCTGATCGTCGGAGCGAAAGCCATTCCGCTCGGCGAAGTCTGGGCCGCGCTCTGGTCCGGCGACAGCACCCCGGATCACCTGATCGTGACCGAATACCGCCTGCCGCGCACGCTGCTCGGCCTGCTCGCGGGGCTCGCGCTCGGCGTCGCGGGCTGCCTGATGCAGGGCCTGACCCGCAATCCGCTGGCCGATCCCGGGCTGCTCGGCATCAACGCCGGGGCCGCCTTCGCGATCACCCTCGCCGTGGCGTTCCTCGGCGTCACCCAGCTCACGGTGTACGTGTGGTTCGGCTTCGCCGGCGCCGCGCTGGTGTCGCTGGTGGTCTACCGGCTCGGCACCGCGGGCAGACAGGGGTCGGATCCGATCCGGCTGACCCTGGCGGGCGTCGCGGTGACCGCGGTGCTGTCCGGCCTGACCAAGGGCCTGATCCTGTTGAATCCCAAGGCCTTCGAGGAGTGGCGGCAGTGGGACTCGGGCGCGCTGACCGGCCGCGGCTACGACATCATCGCGGGCGCGGCGCCGTTCATCGTCGCGGGCTTGTTCGCCGCGGTGTTCGCCGCCCGCTCCCTCAACGCGCTCGCGCTCGGTGACGACCTGGCCCGCTCGCTCGGCGTACACGTCGGGCGCTCCAGACTGCTCACCGCGGTCGCGCTGGCACTGCTCTGCGGCACGGCGACCGCCGCGGTCGGCCCGATCACCTTCGTCGGGTTGGCGGTGCCGCATGTAGCGCGCTGGATCGTCGGCCCGGACCAGCGCTGGATCATCGCCTACTCGATGCTGCTCGCCCCGATCCTGGTGCTCGGCTCGGATGTGCTCGGCCGCATCATCATTCGGCCTGACGAGGTGCCCGCCGGCCTGGTCACGGCGTTCCTCGGGGCGCCGGTGCTGATCTGGCTGGCCCGGCGCGATCGGGTGAGCGCCGCGTGA
- a CDS encoding alpha/beta fold hydrolase, whose amino-acid sequence MPTMSPSATTAARRGTVVAEDGVALAVREYGPRRAELTVVLVHGHCLRSQSWTDVRDALLRRYPDAKVVCYDHRGHGDSATAPRQTYNLEQLGRDLARVLDVVAPYGPVVLVGHSMGGMTVLTYLSQRPGAVGTRVAGVALVATAAAGLADAGFGRLLRNPVISVFQAAVRRAPRLMQRAKLVACKVFAPVVRAAEFGDRAVSPRVLALANAMHNQTPIVTMAGFLSAFMVYDQTDALALLSKIPTLVLCGTADLMTPPAHSVAMAAAVEYSDLVLVEGAGHSVILEQPHQVAAALGRLLTRAGGIGRTRMHVSLVA is encoded by the coding sequence ATGCCGACCATGAGCCCCAGCGCCACCACCGCCGCGCGCCGCGGCACCGTGGTGGCCGAAGACGGTGTGGCCCTTGCGGTTCGCGAGTACGGCCCGCGGCGGGCGGAGCTCACCGTGGTGCTGGTGCACGGGCACTGCCTGCGTTCGCAGTCCTGGACCGACGTGCGCGACGCGCTGCTGCGGCGGTACCCGGACGCCAAGGTGGTCTGCTACGACCATCGCGGGCACGGTGACTCGGCGACCGCGCCCCGGCAGACCTACAACCTCGAGCAGCTCGGCCGCGATCTGGCCCGCGTGCTCGACGTCGTGGCACCGTACGGGCCGGTCGTCCTGGTCGGCCATTCGATGGGCGGCATGACCGTCCTGACCTACCTCAGCCAGCGGCCGGGGGCGGTGGGCACCCGCGTCGCGGGGGTCGCGCTCGTCGCGACGGCGGCCGCCGGGCTCGCCGACGCAGGCTTCGGCCGCCTGCTGCGCAACCCGGTCATCTCGGTCTTCCAGGCCGCGGTGCGGCGGGCGCCGCGGCTGATGCAGCGCGCGAAGCTGGTGGCCTGCAAGGTGTTCGCGCCGGTGGTCCGCGCCGCCGAGTTCGGCGATCGCGCGGTGAGCCCGCGGGTGCTCGCCCTGGCCAACGCGATGCACAATCAGACGCCGATCGTGACGATGGCCGGCTTCCTGAGCGCCTTCATGGTCTACGACCAGACCGACGCGCTCGCGCTGCTGTCGAAAATTCCCACCCTGGTGCTGTGCGGTACCGCCGATCTGATGACGCCGCCCGCGCATTCGGTGGCCATGGCCGCGGCCGTCGAGTACTCGGATCTGGTGCTGGTCGAGGGCGCCGGGCACTCGGTGATCCTGGAGCAGCCGCACCAGGTCGCCGCGGCGCTCGGGCGACTGCTGACCCGGGCGGGCGGAATCGGCCGGACTCGCATGCACGTGAGTCTCGTCGCCTAG
- a CDS encoding hydrolase translates to MWKICQTCAVEHDAAAEVCRICADERQWMPADGQQWTTLDELAAAGHKVALRELEPDLFAVTTEPRVGIGQESHLVRTPAGNLLWDVTGYVDEDAVRQVRELGEVVAIVPSHPHHYGVQVEWSRALGGVPVLVAAADLEWIGRPDPVIEPWSGRREVLPGVTLRQLGGHFAGSAVAHWAAGAGGTGVLFSADTIQANPDRESVAFMRSYPNRIPLSPNVVERVTQVVEEFEFTRLYDNFGKTLDTDARATIRASATRYISWVRGDYDHLT, encoded by the coding sequence ATGTGGAAGATCTGTCAGACCTGTGCGGTGGAGCACGATGCCGCGGCCGAGGTCTGTCGTATCTGCGCGGACGAGCGGCAGTGGATGCCCGCCGACGGCCAGCAGTGGACGACGCTGGACGAACTCGCCGCGGCGGGCCACAAGGTGGCACTGCGTGAGCTCGAACCGGATCTGTTCGCCGTGACGACCGAGCCGCGGGTAGGCATCGGCCAGGAATCTCACCTGGTGCGCACGCCCGCGGGCAACCTGCTGTGGGACGTGACCGGTTACGTCGACGAGGACGCCGTGCGTCAAGTGCGCGAGCTCGGCGAGGTGGTGGCCATCGTGCCGAGTCATCCGCACCATTACGGCGTGCAGGTGGAGTGGAGCCGAGCGCTTGGCGGGGTGCCGGTGCTGGTCGCCGCGGCCGACCTCGAGTGGATCGGGCGCCCGGACCCGGTGATCGAGCCGTGGTCCGGCCGCCGGGAAGTGCTGCCCGGGGTGACCCTGCGACAGCTCGGCGGCCACTTCGCGGGCAGCGCCGTCGCGCACTGGGCGGCCGGTGCGGGCGGCACGGGCGTGTTGTTCAGCGCGGACACCATTCAGGCCAATCCGGATCGTGAGTCGGTCGCCTTCATGCGCAGTTATCCGAATCGGATTCCGTTGTCGCCCAACGTGGTAGAGCGCGTCACCCAGGTGGTCGAGGAGTTCGAGTTCACCCGCCTCTACGACAATTTCGGCAAGACGCTCGACACCGACGCGCGCGCCACCATCCGGGCCTCCGCGACGCGCTACATCTCCTGGGTCCGCGGCGATTACGACCATCTGACCTGA
- a CDS encoding MFS transporter: MTTIELPARRRVIGFGGLAVASFLGCIDLTIVTTALPAIGDDLRAGASNTELTLGVFLMALSMFMVTVGRIADRFGRRRVLLAGLALFVLASVGAAAAWSIGALLVARFVQGAACAVLYTSTSTLVESLFPQGDRGKAIGWLYAVNGLGLAIGPVLGGLLVPSLGWQSIFWINLPLGLAALAAIAVAVPPSVPDRTGGTDWPGQVAVAFAVVAAVGIFVLGDLRGFTSPWVLAAALVLVAAVGSGIVVERRARNPLIDPALFGKRRFVAAIVSDFSLGLFYASALLVIPTYLTEGRDFDVRQAGFLLLLVSGTLALTSPVAGRFVDRFGAHALLPWGFGLLTLAGLGIALAAFDDQVALLLVALVLFGAGWALVLGPATVLAISSVEPTRTGFAVGASWTFHNLGGALGAAVATVAFGGVALDRSDAVGDATGRVAALIAVTSAVAAIAVLVLTRGRAAAPEPAAPAEPAAPVPVEAGST; encoded by the coding sequence GTGACGACCATCGAGCTGCCCGCGCGGCGCCGGGTCATCGGGTTCGGTGGACTCGCGGTGGCGTCATTCCTCGGGTGCATCGATCTGACGATCGTGACCACCGCGCTGCCCGCGATCGGGGACGACCTGCGGGCGGGCGCGTCGAACACCGAACTGACGCTCGGCGTCTTCCTGATGGCGTTGTCGATGTTCATGGTGACCGTGGGCCGGATCGCCGACCGGTTCGGGCGGCGCCGGGTGCTGTTGGCCGGGCTCGCGCTGTTCGTGCTCGCGTCGGTGGGCGCGGCCGCGGCCTGGTCGATCGGGGCGCTGCTCGTTGCGCGGTTCGTCCAGGGCGCGGCCTGCGCGGTGCTGTACACGAGCACCTCGACCCTGGTGGAATCGCTGTTCCCGCAAGGTGATCGGGGCAAGGCGATCGGCTGGCTGTACGCGGTGAACGGTCTCGGCCTTGCGATCGGCCCGGTGCTCGGCGGGCTGCTGGTGCCGAGCCTGGGTTGGCAGTCGATCTTCTGGATCAATCTACCGCTGGGGCTCGCCGCGCTCGCCGCGATCGCGGTCGCGGTGCCGCCGAGCGTCCCGGACAGGACCGGCGGTACCGATTGGCCGGGACAGGTGGCCGTCGCCTTCGCGGTGGTCGCGGCGGTCGGCATCTTCGTGCTCGGCGATCTGCGCGGGTTCACCTCGCCGTGGGTGCTCGCCGCCGCCCTCGTGCTCGTCGCGGCGGTGGGCAGCGGGATCGTCGTGGAGCGGCGGGCACGCAACCCGTTGATCGATCCGGCGCTGTTCGGCAAGCGCAGGTTCGTCGCCGCGATCGTGTCGGACTTCTCGCTGGGTCTGTTCTACGCGTCCGCGTTGCTCGTGATCCCGACCTACCTCACCGAAGGACGGGATTTCGATGTGCGGCAGGCAGGTTTCCTGCTGCTGCTCGTCAGTGGGACGCTCGCGCTCACGTCCCCGGTGGCGGGCAGGTTCGTCGATCGGTTCGGCGCACACGCGTTGCTGCCGTGGGGATTCGGGCTGCTGACCCTGGCGGGGCTCGGCATCGCATTGGCGGCCTTCGACGATCAGGTGGCCCTGCTTTTGGTCGCGCTCGTGCTGTTCGGTGCGGGCTGGGCGCTGGTGCTCGGCCCGGCGACCGTGCTCGCGATCTCCTCGGTCGAGCCGACCCGCACCGGATTCGCGGTGGGCGCCTCGTGGACGTTCCACAACCTGGGCGGTGCACTCGGCGCGGCGGTGGCCACGGTGGCCTTCGGCGGCGTCGCCCTGGACCGGTCCGACGCGGTCGGCGACGCGACCGGACGCGTCGCGGCGTTGATCGCCGTCACCAGTGCGGTGGCGGCGATCGCGGTACTGGTGCTGACCCGCGGGCGCGCGGCTGCGCCCGAACCTGCCGCGCCCGCCGAGCCGGCCGCGCCCGTGCCGGTCGAGGCGGGTTCCACGTAA